A region from the Panicum hallii strain FIL2 chromosome 1, PHallii_v3.1, whole genome shotgun sequence genome encodes:
- the LOC112878878 gene encoding anamorsin homolog isoform X2 — protein sequence MLRGYEFEQVSFCMHKPGGKLPFDDGSVGAVLAVVENESLREQLVAEISQVLKAGGRVLVPSSAPSSSQKPNTDIERKLLMGGFVEVQASTASSQDNVQSIIVMAKKASWSMGSSFPLKKATKALPKIQIDDDSELIDEDSLLAEEDLKKPQLPVVGDCEVGASRKACKNCTCGRAEAEAKVEKLELTAEQINNPQSACGSCGYVGWVMPSDVAPVRTEVSPHSSLARRFPCLATSLPQTYDGYQIQLYK from the exons ATGCTTCGCGGCTATGAATTTGAGCAGGTGTCTTTTTGCATGCACAAGCCAG GTGGGAAGTTGCCTTTTGATGATGGTTCAGTTGGCGCTGTTCTTGCTGTCGTAGAAAACGAAAGCTTGAGGGAACAGTTGGTTGCTGAAATTAGCCAGGTTCTGAAAGCTGGCGGAAGAGTACTGGTGCCGAGCTCTGCACCTTCCTCCAGTCAGAAG CCAAACACTGATATTGAACGCAAGCTACTGATGGGTGGATTTGTTGAAGTGCAAGCTTCCACTGCAAGCTCACAGGATAATGTGCAATCTATTATC GTTATGGCAAAGAAGGCCAGCTGGAGCATGGGTTCTTCTTTCCCCCTTAAGAAAGCAACAAAGGCCCTTCCTAAGATTCAAATTGATGATGACTCGGAACTTATTGATGAAGACAGCCTCTTGGCTGAGGAGGACCTGAAGAAACCACAACTTCCAGTTG TTGGGGATTGTGAAGTGGGGGCATCAAGGAAGGCATGCAAGAACTGTACTTGTGGCAGGGCTGAGGCTGAGGCAAAAGTAGAGAAGCTAGAGCTCACTGCCGAGCAGATCAATAATCCTCAGTCGGCTTGTGGCAGT TGTGGGTATGTGGGTTGGGTGATGCCTTCCGATGTGGCACCTGTCCGTACGGAGGTCTCCCCCCATTCAAGCCTGGCGAGAAG GTTTCCTTGTCTGGCAACTTCCTTGCCGCAGACATATGATGGGTATCAGATACAACTATACAAGTGA
- the LOC112878878 gene encoding anamorsin homolog isoform X4 yields the protein MLRGYEFEQVSFCMHKPGGKLPFDDGSVGAVLAVVENESLREQLVAEISQVLKAGGRVLVPSSAPSSSQKPNTDIERKLLMGGFVEVQASTASSQDNVQSIIVMAKKASWSMGSSFPLKKATKALPKIQIDDDSELIDEDSLLAEEDLKKPQLPVVGDCEVGASRKACKNCTCGRAEAEAKVEKLELTAEQINNPQSACGSVVWVCGLGDAFRCGTCPYGGLPPFKPGEKVSLSGNFLAADI from the exons ATGCTTCGCGGCTATGAATTTGAGCAGGTGTCTTTTTGCATGCACAAGCCAG GTGGGAAGTTGCCTTTTGATGATGGTTCAGTTGGCGCTGTTCTTGCTGTCGTAGAAAACGAAAGCTTGAGGGAACAGTTGGTTGCTGAAATTAGCCAGGTTCTGAAAGCTGGCGGAAGAGTACTGGTGCCGAGCTCTGCACCTTCCTCCAGTCAGAAG CCAAACACTGATATTGAACGCAAGCTACTGATGGGTGGATTTGTTGAAGTGCAAGCTTCCACTGCAAGCTCACAGGATAATGTGCAATCTATTATC GTTATGGCAAAGAAGGCCAGCTGGAGCATGGGTTCTTCTTTCCCCCTTAAGAAAGCAACAAAGGCCCTTCCTAAGATTCAAATTGATGATGACTCGGAACTTATTGATGAAGACAGCCTCTTGGCTGAGGAGGACCTGAAGAAACCACAACTTCCAGTTG TTGGGGATTGTGAAGTGGGGGCATCAAGGAAGGCATGCAAGAACTGTACTTGTGGCAGGGCTGAGGCTGAGGCAAAAGTAGAGAAGCTAGAGCTCACTGCCGAGCAGATCAATAATCCTCAGTCGGCTTGTGGCAGTGTAG TGTGGGTATGTGGGTTGGGTGATGCCTTCCGATGTGGCACCTGTCCGTACGGAGGTCTCCCCCCATTCAAGCCTGGCGAGAAG GTTTCCTTGTCTGGCAACTTCCTTGCCGCAGACATATGA
- the LOC112878878 gene encoding anamorsin homolog isoform X1: protein MLRGYEFEQVSFCMHKPGGKLPFDDGSVGAVLAVVENESLREQLVAEISQVLKAGGRVLVPSSAPSSSQKPNTDIERKLLMGGFVEVQASTASSQDNVQSIIVSGLNVMAKKASWSMGSSFPLKKATKALPKIQIDDDSELIDEDSLLAEEDLKKPQLPVVGDCEVGASRKACKNCTCGRAEAEAKVEKLELTAEQINNPQSACGSCGYVGWVMPSDVAPVRTEVSPHSSLARRFPCLATSLPQTYDGYQIQLYK, encoded by the exons ATGCTTCGCGGCTATGAATTTGAGCAGGTGTCTTTTTGCATGCACAAGCCAG GTGGGAAGTTGCCTTTTGATGATGGTTCAGTTGGCGCTGTTCTTGCTGTCGTAGAAAACGAAAGCTTGAGGGAACAGTTGGTTGCTGAAATTAGCCAGGTTCTGAAAGCTGGCGGAAGAGTACTGGTGCCGAGCTCTGCACCTTCCTCCAGTCAGAAG CCAAACACTGATATTGAACGCAAGCTACTGATGGGTGGATTTGTTGAAGTGCAAGCTTCCACTGCAAGCTCACAGGATAATGTGCAATCTATTATCGTGAGTGGTCTAAAT GTTATGGCAAAGAAGGCCAGCTGGAGCATGGGTTCTTCTTTCCCCCTTAAGAAAGCAACAAAGGCCCTTCCTAAGATTCAAATTGATGATGACTCGGAACTTATTGATGAAGACAGCCTCTTGGCTGAGGAGGACCTGAAGAAACCACAACTTCCAGTTG TTGGGGATTGTGAAGTGGGGGCATCAAGGAAGGCATGCAAGAACTGTACTTGTGGCAGGGCTGAGGCTGAGGCAAAAGTAGAGAAGCTAGAGCTCACTGCCGAGCAGATCAATAATCCTCAGTCGGCTTGTGGCAGT TGTGGGTATGTGGGTTGGGTGATGCCTTCCGATGTGGCACCTGTCCGTACGGAGGTCTCCCCCCATTCAAGCCTGGCGAGAAG GTTTCCTTGTCTGGCAACTTCCTTGCCGCAGACATATGATGGGTATCAGATACAACTATACAAGTGA
- the LOC112878878 gene encoding anamorsin homolog isoform X3, with amino-acid sequence MLRGYEFEQVSFCMHKPGGKLPFDDGSVGAVLAVVENESLREQLVAEISQVLKAGGRVLVPSSAPSSSQKPNTDIERKLLMGGFVEVQASTASSQDNVQSIIVSGLNVMAKKASWSMGSSFPLKKATKALPKIQIDDDSELIDEDSLLAEEDLKKPQLPVVGDCEVGASRKACKNCTCGRAEAEAKVEKLELTAEQINNPQSACGSVVWVCGLGDAFRCGTCPYGGLPPFKPGEKVSLSGNFLAADI; translated from the exons ATGCTTCGCGGCTATGAATTTGAGCAGGTGTCTTTTTGCATGCACAAGCCAG GTGGGAAGTTGCCTTTTGATGATGGTTCAGTTGGCGCTGTTCTTGCTGTCGTAGAAAACGAAAGCTTGAGGGAACAGTTGGTTGCTGAAATTAGCCAGGTTCTGAAAGCTGGCGGAAGAGTACTGGTGCCGAGCTCTGCACCTTCCTCCAGTCAGAAG CCAAACACTGATATTGAACGCAAGCTACTGATGGGTGGATTTGTTGAAGTGCAAGCTTCCACTGCAAGCTCACAGGATAATGTGCAATCTATTATCGTGAGTGGTCTAAAT GTTATGGCAAAGAAGGCCAGCTGGAGCATGGGTTCTTCTTTCCCCCTTAAGAAAGCAACAAAGGCCCTTCCTAAGATTCAAATTGATGATGACTCGGAACTTATTGATGAAGACAGCCTCTTGGCTGAGGAGGACCTGAAGAAACCACAACTTCCAGTTG TTGGGGATTGTGAAGTGGGGGCATCAAGGAAGGCATGCAAGAACTGTACTTGTGGCAGGGCTGAGGCTGAGGCAAAAGTAGAGAAGCTAGAGCTCACTGCCGAGCAGATCAATAATCCTCAGTCGGCTTGTGGCAGTGTAG TGTGGGTATGTGGGTTGGGTGATGCCTTCCGATGTGGCACCTGTCCGTACGGAGGTCTCCCCCCATTCAAGCCTGGCGAGAAG GTTTCCTTGTCTGGCAACTTCCTTGCCGCAGACATATGA